A single Tenacibaculum sp. 190524A02b DNA region contains:
- a CDS encoding DUF5606 domain-containing protein translates to MEFNKIIAVTGKPGLFEILSQTKTGVIVRSITDNKRFPITATHNVSLLENIAIYTYEEEVPLAEVFKNIANKEDGNEAISHKESSKNLLNYFSEVLPNFDEERVYASNIKKVIQWYNSLVKANFDFKSLEKVATTEEEE, encoded by the coding sequence ATGGAATTTAACAAAATAATAGCAGTAACTGGAAAACCAGGTTTATTTGAAATTTTATCACAAACTAAAACAGGAGTAATTGTTAGATCAATTACCGATAATAAACGTTTTCCTATTACCGCAACTCATAATGTAAGTCTTTTAGAAAATATAGCTATCTATACATACGAAGAAGAAGTTCCATTAGCTGAAGTTTTTAAAAACATAGCTAACAAAGAAGACGGAAATGAAGCTATTTCTCATAAAGAAAGCTCAAAGAACTTATTAAATTATTTTAGCGAAGTTTTACCTAACTTTGATGAAGAACGTGTTTATGCTTCAAATATCAAAAAAGTAATTCAATGGTATAACTCTTTAGTTAAAGCGAATTTTGACTTTAAATCGTTAGAAAAAGTAGCCACTACTGAAGAGGAGGAATAA
- the def gene encoding peptide deformylase, which translates to MILPIVAYGDPVLRKVGKDIDADYPELDKLISDMRETMYNAQGVGLAAPQIGRAIRLFLVDASPFSEDEDLSEEERTVLKDFNRVFINPVIVKEEGDEWAFNEGCLSIPDVREDVFRQETITIEYQDENFKSHTETLSGLAARVFQHEYDHIEGILFTDKLSSLKKRLIKKKLENISKGKVNPGYRMRFPNAKKK; encoded by the coding sequence ATGATTTTACCCATTGTAGCATACGGTGACCCTGTATTACGTAAAGTAGGAAAAGATATAGATGCTGATTATCCTGAATTAGATAAATTGATTTCTGATATGAGGGAAACCATGTATAATGCACAAGGTGTTGGCTTAGCTGCACCACAAATTGGTAGAGCTATTCGTTTATTTCTTGTTGATGCTTCTCCTTTTTCTGAAGATGAAGATTTAAGTGAAGAGGAAAGAACTGTTTTAAAAGATTTTAATAGGGTTTTTATTAACCCTGTAATTGTAAAAGAAGAAGGAGATGAATGGGCTTTCAATGAAGGTTGTTTAAGTATTCCTGATGTTAGAGAAGATGTTTTTAGACAAGAAACCATTACTATAGAATATCAAGATGAAAATTTCAAATCACATACTGAAACATTATCAGGCTTAGCTGCAAGAGTATTTCAGCATGAATATGATCATATAGAAGGTATTTTGTTTACTGATAAATTATCTTCTTTAAAGAAAAGATTAATTAAAAAGAAATTAGAAAACATATCAAAAGGTAAAGTTAATCCTGGATACAGAATGCGCTTTCCTAATGCTAAGAAAAAATAA
- the ruvX gene encoding Holliday junction resolvase RuvX: MGRILALDFGKKRTGIAVTDELQIIASGLTTVNTEELIDFLKDYTSKESVDLFIIGEPKQMNNTESESEEFIKPFISKLTKVFPLTSIKRVDERFTSKMAFQTMIDSGLKKKQRQNKALVDEISATIILQSYLYNK, from the coding sequence ATGGGAAGAATATTAGCTCTTGATTTTGGTAAAAAGCGTACAGGTATTGCTGTAACTGATGAACTTCAAATAATTGCCTCTGGACTTACAACTGTAAACACAGAAGAGTTAATCGATTTTTTAAAAGATTATACCTCTAAAGAATCTGTAGATTTATTTATCATTGGAGAACCCAAACAAATGAATAATACCGAAAGTGAAAGTGAAGAGTTTATAAAACCCTTTATAAGTAAACTTACAAAAGTTTTCCCTTTGACCTCTATTAAACGTGTTGACGAACGTTTTACTTCTAAAATGGCGTTCCAAACTATGATTGATAGTGGTTTAAAAAAGAAACAAAGACAAAACAAAGCATTAGTAGATGAAATAAGTGCAACTATTATACTTCAATCTTATTTGTATAATAAATAA